One genomic region from Oryzias melastigma strain HK-1 linkage group LG19, ASM292280v2, whole genome shotgun sequence encodes:
- the rgrb gene encoding retinal G protein coupled receptor b, giving the protein MGTHTLPEGFSDFDMFTFGSALLVGGLLGFFLNSISILAFLRVKEMRSPSSFLVFNLALADLSLNLNGLTAAYASYLRYWPFGQEGCDYHGFQGMVSVLASISFMAAIAWDRYHQYCTRQKLFWSTTITICSIIWILSILWSAFPLMGWGVYDFEPMRVGCTLDYTKGDRDYITYMLSLVFFYLMFPSFIMLSCYDAIYKHFKKIHHYRFNTSLPLRVMLMCWGPYVLMCIYACFDNVKLVSPKLRMLLPVIAKTNPFFNALLYSFGNEFYRGGVWNFLTGQKIVEPDVKKSKQK; this is encoded by the exons ATGGGGACGCACACATTACCGGAGGGATTCTCGGACTTTGACATGTTTACATTCGGCTCTGCGCTCCTAGTGGGGG GCCTTTTAGGGTTCTTCCTCAACTCTATCAGCATCCTGGCCTTCCTCAGAGTGAAGGAGATGCGAAGTCCCAGCAGCTTCCTCGTCTTCAATCTGGCCCTGGCCGACCTCAGCTTGAATTTAAACGGGCTCACTGCCGCTTACGCCAGTTATCTCAG GTATTGGCCCTTTGGCCAGGAAGGTTGTGACTATCACGGCTTCCAAGGGATGGTTTCAGTTCTGGCTTCCATCAGCTTCATGGCTGCAATTGCTTGGGACAGATATCACCAGTACTGCACCA GACAGAAGCTCTTCTGGAGCACAACTATAACGATATGCAGCATCATCTGGATCCTCTCCATCCTGTGGTCCGCCTTTCCACTCATGGGCTGGGGCGTCTATGACTTTGAGCCCATGAGGGTTGGCTGCACTCTGGACTACACCAAAGGAGATCG GGACTATATCACCTACATGCTGTCGCTGGTCTTCTTCTACCTGATGTTCCCGTCTTTCATCATGTTGTCGTGCTACGATGCTATCTACAAACACTTCAAGAAGATTCACCACTACAGG TTTAACACCAGCTTGCCCTTGAGGGTAATGCTGATGTGTTGGGGTCCGTACGTCCTCATGTGCATCTACGCCTGCTTCGACAACGTCAAACTCGTCTCTCCGAAGCTGCGAATG TTGCTTCCTGTTATTGCAAAGACAAATCCCTTCTTCAACGCTCTCCTCTACTCATTCGGCAACGAGTTCTACCGAGGCGGCGTGTGGAACTTCCTCACCGGACAAAAGATTGTCGAGCCAGAcgttaaaaaatcaaaacaaaaataa